From one Streptomyces sp. Q6 genomic stretch:
- a CDS encoding UDP-N-acetylglucosamine 1-carboxyvinyltransferase: MADDYLVRIGKLIRDARQHRGWTQTQLAEALGTSQSAVNRIERGNQNISLEMIARIGEALDSEIVSLGYAGPMHLRVVGGRRLSGSIDVKTSKNACVALLCASLLNKGRTVLRRVARIEEVYRLLEVLNSIGVRTRWINDGVDLEIVPPAEIDMDAIDAQAARRTRSIIMFLGPLLHRMDRFKLPYAGGCDLGTRTIEPHMIALRRFGLDITATEGLYHAEVVPDVAPDRPIVLTERGDTVTENALLAAARHDGTTVIRNASSNYMVQDLCFFLEALGVRVDGIGTTTLTVHGVPQIDVDVDYSPSEDPVEAMSLLAAAVVTESELTVRRVPIEFLEIELAVLEEMGLDHDRTAEYVADNGRTRLVDLTVRPSKLEAPIDKIHPMPFPGLNIDNVPFFAAIAAAAQGKTLIHDWVYDNRAIYLTDLNRLGGRLQLLDPHRVLVEGPTRWRAAEMMCPPALRPAVVVLLAMMAAEGTSVLRNVYVINRGYEDLAERLNSVGAQIEIFRDI, translated from the coding sequence ATGGCAGACGACTACCTCGTACGCATCGGCAAGCTCATCCGTGACGCCCGTCAGCACCGGGGCTGGACACAGACGCAGCTTGCCGAGGCGCTCGGCACCAGCCAGAGCGCCGTGAACCGGATCGAGCGCGGAAACCAGAACATCAGCCTTGAGATGATCGCCCGAATCGGTGAAGCCCTGGACAGCGAGATCGTGTCCCTCGGTTACGCGGGCCCGATGCATCTGCGGGTGGTCGGCGGACGCCGACTGTCCGGCTCGATCGACGTGAAGACGAGCAAGAACGCGTGTGTGGCGCTGCTGTGCGCGTCGCTCCTGAACAAGGGGCGCACCGTACTGCGCCGCGTCGCCCGCATCGAGGAGGTCTACCGCCTCCTGGAGGTCCTCAACTCCATCGGCGTGCGCACCCGCTGGATCAACGACGGCGTGGACCTGGAGATCGTGCCGCCCGCCGAGATCGACATGGACGCCATCGACGCGCAGGCGGCCCGCCGCACCCGCTCGATCATCATGTTCCTCGGCCCGCTGCTGCACCGCATGGACCGCTTCAAGCTGCCGTACGCGGGCGGTTGCGACCTCGGCACCCGCACCATCGAGCCGCACATGATCGCGCTGCGCCGGTTCGGCCTCGACATCACGGCGACCGAGGGCCTGTACCACGCCGAGGTGGTGCCGGACGTGGCGCCCGACCGCCCGATCGTGCTGACCGAGCGCGGCGACACCGTGACGGAGAACGCGCTGCTGGCCGCGGCCCGGCACGACGGCACCACGGTCATCCGCAACGCCTCGTCGAACTACATGGTCCAGGACCTGTGCTTCTTCCTGGAGGCCCTGGGCGTACGGGTCGACGGCATCGGTACGACGACGCTCACCGTGCACGGGGTGCCGCAGATCGACGTCGACGTCGACTACTCCCCGTCGGAGGACCCGGTCGAGGCGATGAGCCTGCTGGCCGCCGCCGTCGTCACGGAGTCCGAACTCACCGTCAGGCGGGTGCCGATCGAGTTCCTGGAGATCGAGCTCGCGGTGCTGGAGGAGATGGGGCTCGACCACGACCGCACGGCCGAGTACGTCGCCGACAACGGCCGCACGCGCCTCGTCGACCTCACGGTCCGGCCCTCCAAGCTGGAGGCGCCGATCGACAAGATCCACCCGATGCCGTTCCCGGGGCTGAACATCGACAACGTCCCGTTCTTCGCGGCCATCGCGGCGGCGGCCCAGGGCAAGACCCTGATCCACGACTGGGTCTACGACAACCGCGCCATCTACCTGACGGACCTCAACCGGCTCGGCGGGCGCCTCCAACTCCTCGACCCGCACCGGGTGCTGGTGGAGGGCCCGACCCGCTGGCGCGCGGCCGAGATGATGTGCCCGCCCGCGCTGCGGCCCGCCGTCGTCGTCCTGCTCGCCATGATGGCGGCCGAGGGCACGTCGGTGCTGCGCAACGTGTATGTCATCAACCGCGGTTACGAGGACCTGGCGGAGCGGCTCAACTCCGTGGGCGCCCAGATCGAGATCTTCCGCGACATCTGA
- a CDS encoding DUF4236 domain-containing protein: MPLTFRKSFRILPGVRLNINRKSWSVTTGGGRHGPRHTHSSTGRRTTSMDLPGPFGWRRTRSAKRH, encoded by the coding sequence ATGCCGCTCACGTTCCGCAAGAGCTTCCGCATCCTGCCCGGCGTCCGGCTCAACATCAACCGCAAGTCGTGGTCCGTCACGACCGGCGGCGGCCGGCACGGCCCGCGGCACACGCACAGCAGCACCGGGCGTCGGACGACGTCGATGGACCTGCCGGGTCCCTTCGGCTGGCGTCGCACCCGCAGCGCCAAGCGTCACTGA
- a CDS encoding MBL fold metallo-hydrolase, whose amino-acid sequence MASDLRLTVLGSATPYPAAGNPSSGYLVTGGGTRLWVDAGSGTLGALQRYARLDEIDAVWISHLHADHSADLLTAQYGLLYADVRREAPLPLYGPPGIADRLADFLTNGERRSPVERAFDVRELSDGHCARVGSLDLATREVAHGMPAFALRVEHRGQSLVYSGDSAPCTTLTELAAGCGTLLCEADGDDGGGVHHSPEEAGETAAAAGVGRLIVTHVGRAIAPGDAVTRAASRFAGPVAYAAPGAVFPVGSAD is encoded by the coding sequence ATGGCCAGTGATCTACGTCTCACCGTCCTCGGCAGCGCCACGCCCTACCCCGCCGCGGGGAACCCGTCTTCCGGGTACCTCGTCACCGGGGGCGGCACACGCCTGTGGGTGGACGCGGGGAGCGGAACCCTCGGGGCGCTCCAGAGATACGCGCGGCTCGACGAGATCGACGCCGTCTGGATCTCGCACCTGCACGCCGACCACAGCGCCGATCTGCTCACCGCCCAGTACGGACTCCTGTACGCGGACGTCCGGCGCGAGGCGCCGCTCCCCCTGTACGGGCCGCCGGGGATCGCCGACCGGCTCGCGGACTTCCTCACGAACGGCGAGCGGCGCAGCCCGGTCGAGCGGGCCTTCGACGTACGCGAACTGTCGGACGGGCACTGCGCGCGGGTCGGCTCCCTCGATCTGGCCACACGGGAGGTGGCGCACGGGATGCCCGCGTTCGCGCTGCGCGTCGAGCACCGGGGGCAGTCGCTCGTCTACTCCGGGGACAGCGCACCCTGCACCACGCTGACCGAACTGGCCGCCGGATGCGGGACCTTGCTGTGCGAGGCGGACGGGGACGACGGGGGCGGGGTGCACCACTCGCCGGAGGAAGCCGGGGAGACGGCCGCGGCGGCCGGCGTGGGGCGGCTGATCGTGACGCACGTGGGGCGGGCGATCGCTCCCGGGGACGCCGTGACGCGGGCGGCGTCACGGTTCGCGGGGCCGGTGGCCTACGCGGCGCCGGGGGCGGTGTTCCCGGTCGGTTCCGCCGACTGA